A stretch of Lepidochelys kempii isolate rLepKem1 chromosome 14, rLepKem1.hap2, whole genome shotgun sequence DNA encodes these proteins:
- the TRIM41 gene encoding E3 ubiquitin-protein ligase TRIM41: MAVAGEGGSMGGRGGRPNAVETLQEEAVCAICLDYFTDPVSIGCGHNFCRVCITQLWGGEEEGDGQAAYEAVGDDVGMGGEEDDVDELDDDDNIEYNEEEEGDGDNGAEEEDDMWSEEDEDTDLWDDPGEDDMWEDEVGDELFFEEDDYDEEVMEEEDLEEEEEEPLPPPPPAAVVTRPRHPTTFTCPQCRKTFPQRNFRPNLQLANMVHIIRQMHPHPQRLASPAAGTSASGGAAGVAGELEKRALCEKHQEPLKLFCEVDEQAICVVCRESRSHKHHSVVPLEEVVQDYKMKLQGHLDPLKKKLDAVLKQKSSEEEKITELKNKMKLEIKEFESDFELLHQFLIGEQVLLLHQLEERYEALLARQSSNISQLEEQGATLGRLITEAEDKSRQDGLQLLKDIKDTFIRCESVKFQEPETVPVDVGKKYRNYFLQDVVMRKMEKVFRKVPQADVTLDPDTAHPHLSLSLDRRSVKLGERRQDLPDNPKRFDSDYCVLGSQGFSTGRHYWEVEVGGRRGWAVGAARETARRKEKTGGPYQKREIWCVGANGKKYQALTATEQTALPPGEKLRRFGVYLDYERGQLCFYNAENMAHIHTFNATFRERIFPFFRILAKGTRIKICT, translated from the exons ATGGCGGTGGCTGGGGAAGGCGGCTCCATGGGGGGCCGGGGTGGGCGGCCCAACGCGGTGGAGACGCTGCAGGAGGAGGCCGTCTGCGCCATCTGCCTCGACTACTTCACCGACCCCGTCTCCATTGGCTGCGGCCACAACTTCTGCCGCGTCTGCATCACTCAGCTCTGGGGAGGCGAGGAGGAGGGCGACGGCCAGGCCGCGTATGAGGCCGTGGGGGACGACGTGGGGATGGGCGGCGAGGAGGACGATGTGGATGAGCTGGACGATGATGACAACATAGAGTAcaatgaggaggaagagggggatggGGACAACGGGGCTGAGGAGGAAGACGATATGTGGAGTGAGGAGGATGAGGACACTGATCTATGGGACGACCCAGGGGAGGATGACATGTGGGAGGACGAGGTAGGAGATGAACTTTTCTTCGAGGAGGACGATTACGATGAGGAGGTGATGGAGGAAGAGGatctggaggaggaagaagaagagccGCTGCCACCGCCTCCGCCAGCAGCAGTGGTCACGCGGCCTCGACACCCCACAACCTTCACCTGCCCCCAGTGCCGCAAGACCTTCCCCCAGAGGAACTTCCGGCCCAACCTCCAGCTGGCCAATATGGTGCACATCATCCGACAGATGCACCCACACCCACAGCGACTCGCATCACCGGCTGCTGGGACTTCAGCATCTGGGGGTGCGGCAGGAGTAGCAGGGGAGCTGGAGAAACGAGCTCTGTGTGAGAAACACCAGGAACCCCTCAAGCTCTTCTGCGAGGTGGACGAGCAGGCCATCTGCGTGGTGTGTCGGGAGTCCCGGAGCCATAAGCACCACAGCGTTGTCCcgctggaggaggtggtgcaGGATTACAAG ATGAAACTCCAGGGCCACCTGGATCCGCTGAAGAAGAAGCTGGATGCGGTTCTGAAACAGAAATCAAGCGAAGAGGAGAAAATTACTGAGCTGAAG aaCAAGATGAAGCTGGAGATCAAGGAGTTCGAGTCGGACTTCGAGCTGCTGCACCAGTTCCTGATCGGGGAACAGGTGCTGCTACTGCACCAGCTGGAGGAGCGCTACGAGGCGCTGCTGGCCCGCCAGAGCAGCAACATAAGCCAGCTGGAGGAGCAGGGCGCCACCCTCGGGCGCCTCATCACTGAGGCTGAGGACAAGAGCAGGCAGGACGGGCTGCAGCTGCTCAAG GACATCAAAGACACCTTCATCAG GTGCGAGAGCGTCAAATTCCAGGAGCCGGAGACTGTGCCGGTAGACGTGGGGAAGAAATACCGCAATTACTTCCTGCAGGAcgtggtgatgaggaagatggaGAAGGTCTTCAGGAAAGTCCCTCAAG CCGACGTGACCCTGGACCCCGACACAGCCCACCCGCACCTGAGCCTGTCCCTGGACCGCCGGAGTGTGAAGCTGGGCGAGCGTCGCCAAGACCTACCCGACAATCCCAAGCGCTTCGACTCCGACTACTGTGTGCTGGGTTCTCAGGGCTTCAGCACAGGGCGccactactgggaggtggaggttGGGGGCCGGCGGGGCTGGGCGGTGGGGGCGGCCCGGGAGACAGCCCGGCGGAAGGAGAAGACTGGCGGCCCCTACCAGAAGCGGGAGATCTGGTGTGTGGGCGCCAATGGGAAGAAGTACCAGGCGCTGACGGCCACGGAGCAGACAGCACTGCCCCCTGGGGAGAAGCTCCGGCGCTTTGGGGTCTACCTGGACTACGAGCGGGGCCAGCTGTGCTTCTACAATGCCGAGAACATGGCCCACATCCACACCTTCAATGCCACCTTCCGCGAGCGCATCTTCCCCTTCTTCCGCATCCTGGCCAAGGGCACACGCATCAAGATCTGCACCTGA